A genomic segment from Glycine soja cultivar W05 chromosome 20, ASM419377v2, whole genome shotgun sequence encodes:
- the LOC114403080 gene encoding uncharacterized protein LOC114403080 isoform X2 — MDAASQLVSCGIDPFHRASSPSPRHRRHSNLLLLRRRSSRVFAVSAEPKPAVNGANSRPPPTRAVNGGVSTRIGDVSKEIKRVRAQMEEDEQLATLMRGLRGQNLRDSLFAEDDVELRLVEVDESSEFLPLVYDPASISAYWGKRPRAVATRIVQLLSVAGGFLSRIAGDVINKKVKENEVARAIELREIVTSLGPAYIKLGQALSIRPDILSPVAMTELQKLCDKVPSFADDVAMALIEEELGQPWQNIYSELSSSPIAAASLGQVYKGRLMENGDLVAVKVQRPFVLETVTIDLFIIRNLGLALRKFPQVSIDVVGLVDEWAARFFEELDYVNEGENGNRFAEMMRKDLPQVVIPRTYHKYTSRRVLTTEWIDGEKLSQSTESDVGELVNVGVICYLKQLLDTGFFHADPHPGNLIRTPDGKLAILDFGLVTKLTDDQKYGMIEAIAHLIHRDYPAIVKDFVKLGFIPDGVNLEPILPVLAKVFDQALEGGGAKNINFQELASDLAQITFDYPFRIPPYFALIIRAIGVLEGIALVGNSEFAIVDEAYPYIAQRLLTDESPRLRDALRYTIYGKSGVFDAERFIDVMQAFENFITAAKSGGGENMNGNMAELGILSTSQSEYLLPGFQSVIPLSQQPVQTRAALAFLLSDRGNFFREFLLDEIVKGIDAVTREQLVRVMSLLGVQNVTPVFSMVPTVGPFKPAALIPTITEEDEVILNNVQMVVEFLTAGSSLSRTSGQLKRFDILIYPSIWLWVAIGTEYSSDYPRASPSVTRHLC, encoded by the exons ATGGACGCGGCATCGCAGCTCGTCTCCTGCGGAATCGATCCCTTCCATCGCGCCTCCTCTCCTTCCCCGCGCCACCGCCGCCACAGCAACCTCCTCCTCCTACGCCGTCGCTCCAGCCGTGTCTTCGCCGTCTCCGCCGAGCCGAAACCCGCCGTCAACGGAGCAAACTCGAGGCCGCCTCCGACCAGAGCCGTCAATGGCGGCGTCTCCACG AGAATTGGAGATGTTTCGAAGGAGATTAAGAGAGTGAGGGCGCAAATGGAAGAGGATGAACAGTTAGCGACGCTCATGAGGGGTCTTCGAGGCCAGAATTTGAGGGACTCGCTCTTCGCTGAGGACGATGTTGAACTTCGTCTTGTTGAG GTAGACGAGAGTAGTGAGTTTTTGCCATTGGTGTATGATCCTGCCAGCATTTCTGCATATTGGGGAAAACGTCCACGCGCGGTTGCAACGCGCATTGTGCAGTTGCTATCAGTTGCAGGAGGTTTTCTTTCTCGCATTGCCGGGGATGTGATTAACAAGAAGGTTAAAGAG AATGAAGTTGCTAGGGCCATTGAGTTACGTGAAATTGTGACATCTTTGGGTCCAGCGTACATAAAACTCGGGCAAGCATTGAGCATTCGACCTGATATACTGTCACCCGTAGCAATGACGGAGCTGCAGAAGCTATGTGATAAA GTTCCTTCATTTGCAGATGATGTGGCTATGGCTCTAATTGAGGAGGAGCTTGGTCAGCCATGGCAAAACATCTATTCTGAACTATCATCTTCTCCCATTGCAGCTG CATCTCTTGGACAGGTATACAAGGGTCGCCTAATGGAAAATGGGGATTTGGTGGCTGTTAAAGTGCAAAGACCTTTCGTTCTTGAGACAGTTACaatagatttatttattattaggaaCCTGGGTTTGGCTCTTCGAAAGTTTCCTCAG GTCTCCATTGATGTGGTTGGGTTGGTTGATGAGTGGGCTGCTCGATTTTTTGAGGAGTTAGACTATGTGAATGAAGGTGAAAATGGAAACCGTTTTGCAGAAATGATGAGGAAAGACCTACCACAG GTTGTCATACCAAGAACCTACCATAAATATACATCAAGGAGGGTTCTTACGACAGAATGGATTGATGGAGAGAAGCTGTCACAGAGCACAGAAAGTGATGTTGGAGAACTGGTTAATGTTGGAGTCATCTGCTATCTAAAACAG ctTCTAGATACTGGATTTTTTCATGCTGATCCACACCCGGGAAATTTGATCCGCACTCCTGATGGAAAACTTGCCATACTTGACTTTG GGCTTGTTACAAAACTGACTGATGATCAAAAGTATGGAATGATCGAAGCAATTGCTCATCTCATCCATCGGGATTATCCAGCCATAGTAAAAGACTTTGTTAAACTTGGTTTTATTCCCGATGGAGTCAATTTGGAGCCTATCTTACCAGTTCTTGCCAAGGTTTTTGATCAGGCCTTAGAAGGTGGAGGGGcaaaaaacatcaattttcaGGAGCTGGCATCAGATTTAGCTCAAATTACCTTTGATTATCCTTTTAGGATACCCCCATACTTTGCCCTTATAATTAGAGCTATTGGGGTTCTGGAAGGGATAGCTTTAGTAGGAAATTCTGAATTTGCCATTGTTGACGAGGCTTATCCTTATATTGCACAG AGGCTCCTCACAGATGAATCTCCTCGGCTAAGGGATGCTCTGCGTTACACTATATATGGGAAATCTGGGGTTTTTGATGCTGAAAGATTTATTGATGTCATGCAAGCCTTTGAGAATTTTATTACTGCTGCCAAAAGTGGCGGTGGAGAGAACATGAATGGGAATATGGCTGAACTTGGGATTCTTTCTACTAGTCAGTCAGAATATTTGTTGCCAGGATTCCAATCTGTCATTCCTCTATCACAGCAGCCAGTGCAAACAAGGGCAGCTTTAGCGTTTTTGTTGTCTGACAGGGGGAATTTTTTCCGAGAATTTCTTTTGGACGAG ATCGTCAAGGGCATCGATGCAGTAACAAGGGAACAACTGGTGAGAGTAATGTCCTTGCTAGGAGTTCAGAATGTAACCCCTGTTTTCAGCATGGTACCTACAGTGGGACCCTTTAAGCCTGCGGCTCTTATACCCACCATAACTGAAGAGGATGAAGTTATATTGAACAATGTCCAGATGGTGGTGGAGTTCTTGACTGCTGGAAGTTCCCTATCAAGAACATCTGGTCAG CTAAAAAGGTTCGACATACTTATTTATCCATCTATTTGGTTGTGGGTGGCCATAGGCACTGAATATTCCTCAGATTATCCAAGAGCTTCTCCCAGTGTTACCAGGCATCTCTGTTAA
- the LOC114403080 gene encoding uncharacterized protein LOC114403080 isoform X1, producing MDAASQLVSCGIDPFHRASSPSPRHRRHSNLLLLRRRSSRVFAVSAEPKPAVNGANSRPPPTRAVNGGVSTRIGDVSKEIKRVRAQMEEDEQLATLMRGLRGQNLRDSLFAEDDVELRLVEVDESSEFLPLVYDPASISAYWGKRPRAVATRIVQLLSVAGGFLSRIAGDVINKKVKENEVARAIELREIVTSLGPAYIKLGQALSIRPDILSPVAMTELQKLCDKVPSFADDVAMALIEEELGQPWQNIYSELSSSPIAAASLGQVYKGRLMENGDLVAVKVQRPFVLETVTIDLFIIRNLGLALRKFPQVSIDVVGLVDEWAARFFEELDYVNEGENGNRFAEMMRKDLPQVVIPRTYHKYTSRRVLTTEWIDGEKLSQSTESDVGELVNVGVICYLKQLLDTGFFHADPHPGNLIRTPDGKLAILDFGLVTKLTDDQKYGMIEAIAHLIHRDYPAIVKDFVKLGFIPDGVNLEPILPVLAKVFDQALEGGGAKNINFQELASDLAQITFDYPFRIPPYFALIIRAIGVLEGIALVGNSEFAIVDEAYPYIAQRLLTDESPRLRDALRYTIYGKSGVFDAERFIDVMQAFENFITAAKSGGGENMNGNMAELGILSTSQSEYLLPGFQSVIPLSQQPVQTRAALAFLLSDRGNFFREFLLDEIVKGIDAVTREQLVRVMSLLGVQNVTPVFSMVPTVGPFKPAALIPTITEEDEVILNNVQMVVEFLTAGSSLSRTSGQALNIPQIIQELLPVLPGISVKVLPEVVSRLSSRVLARLIRDTFL from the exons ATGGACGCGGCATCGCAGCTCGTCTCCTGCGGAATCGATCCCTTCCATCGCGCCTCCTCTCCTTCCCCGCGCCACCGCCGCCACAGCAACCTCCTCCTCCTACGCCGTCGCTCCAGCCGTGTCTTCGCCGTCTCCGCCGAGCCGAAACCCGCCGTCAACGGAGCAAACTCGAGGCCGCCTCCGACCAGAGCCGTCAATGGCGGCGTCTCCACG AGAATTGGAGATGTTTCGAAGGAGATTAAGAGAGTGAGGGCGCAAATGGAAGAGGATGAACAGTTAGCGACGCTCATGAGGGGTCTTCGAGGCCAGAATTTGAGGGACTCGCTCTTCGCTGAGGACGATGTTGAACTTCGTCTTGTTGAG GTAGACGAGAGTAGTGAGTTTTTGCCATTGGTGTATGATCCTGCCAGCATTTCTGCATATTGGGGAAAACGTCCACGCGCGGTTGCAACGCGCATTGTGCAGTTGCTATCAGTTGCAGGAGGTTTTCTTTCTCGCATTGCCGGGGATGTGATTAACAAGAAGGTTAAAGAG AATGAAGTTGCTAGGGCCATTGAGTTACGTGAAATTGTGACATCTTTGGGTCCAGCGTACATAAAACTCGGGCAAGCATTGAGCATTCGACCTGATATACTGTCACCCGTAGCAATGACGGAGCTGCAGAAGCTATGTGATAAA GTTCCTTCATTTGCAGATGATGTGGCTATGGCTCTAATTGAGGAGGAGCTTGGTCAGCCATGGCAAAACATCTATTCTGAACTATCATCTTCTCCCATTGCAGCTG CATCTCTTGGACAGGTATACAAGGGTCGCCTAATGGAAAATGGGGATTTGGTGGCTGTTAAAGTGCAAAGACCTTTCGTTCTTGAGACAGTTACaatagatttatttattattaggaaCCTGGGTTTGGCTCTTCGAAAGTTTCCTCAG GTCTCCATTGATGTGGTTGGGTTGGTTGATGAGTGGGCTGCTCGATTTTTTGAGGAGTTAGACTATGTGAATGAAGGTGAAAATGGAAACCGTTTTGCAGAAATGATGAGGAAAGACCTACCACAG GTTGTCATACCAAGAACCTACCATAAATATACATCAAGGAGGGTTCTTACGACAGAATGGATTGATGGAGAGAAGCTGTCACAGAGCACAGAAAGTGATGTTGGAGAACTGGTTAATGTTGGAGTCATCTGCTATCTAAAACAG ctTCTAGATACTGGATTTTTTCATGCTGATCCACACCCGGGAAATTTGATCCGCACTCCTGATGGAAAACTTGCCATACTTGACTTTG GGCTTGTTACAAAACTGACTGATGATCAAAAGTATGGAATGATCGAAGCAATTGCTCATCTCATCCATCGGGATTATCCAGCCATAGTAAAAGACTTTGTTAAACTTGGTTTTATTCCCGATGGAGTCAATTTGGAGCCTATCTTACCAGTTCTTGCCAAGGTTTTTGATCAGGCCTTAGAAGGTGGAGGGGcaaaaaacatcaattttcaGGAGCTGGCATCAGATTTAGCTCAAATTACCTTTGATTATCCTTTTAGGATACCCCCATACTTTGCCCTTATAATTAGAGCTATTGGGGTTCTGGAAGGGATAGCTTTAGTAGGAAATTCTGAATTTGCCATTGTTGACGAGGCTTATCCTTATATTGCACAG AGGCTCCTCACAGATGAATCTCCTCGGCTAAGGGATGCTCTGCGTTACACTATATATGGGAAATCTGGGGTTTTTGATGCTGAAAGATTTATTGATGTCATGCAAGCCTTTGAGAATTTTATTACTGCTGCCAAAAGTGGCGGTGGAGAGAACATGAATGGGAATATGGCTGAACTTGGGATTCTTTCTACTAGTCAGTCAGAATATTTGTTGCCAGGATTCCAATCTGTCATTCCTCTATCACAGCAGCCAGTGCAAACAAGGGCAGCTTTAGCGTTTTTGTTGTCTGACAGGGGGAATTTTTTCCGAGAATTTCTTTTGGACGAG ATCGTCAAGGGCATCGATGCAGTAACAAGGGAACAACTGGTGAGAGTAATGTCCTTGCTAGGAGTTCAGAATGTAACCCCTGTTTTCAGCATGGTACCTACAGTGGGACCCTTTAAGCCTGCGGCTCTTATACCCACCATAACTGAAGAGGATGAAGTTATATTGAACAATGTCCAGATGGTGGTGGAGTTCTTGACTGCTGGAAGTTCCCTATCAAGAACATCTGGTCAG GCACTGAATATTCCTCAGATTATCCAAGAGCTTCTCCCAGTGTTACCAGGCATCTCTGTTAAAGTGCTTCCGGAGGTTGTTAGCAGATTATCTTCTCGGGTTTTAGCACGATTAATTCGTGATACATTTTTGTAA
- the LOC114401975 gene encoding uncharacterized protein LOC114401975, which translates to MHLEFLDEDIMALFGENVKDEDRDKWIVWFDGTSNTLGHGVGAALVSPDNQCIPFTTRLGFDCMNNMAEYEACALGIQAPIDFKVKLLKVYGDSALVIHLLRGEWETRDHKLILYHAYIKKLADFFDEVSFHHVPREENQLANALATLASMFQLTPHGDLPYIEFKCRSKPAHCCLIEEE; encoded by the coding sequence ATGCATCTGGAGTTTCtagatgaagacatcatggccttgttcgggGAGAACGTGAAGGATGAGGACAGGGAtaagtggatcgtgtggttcGATGGCACGTCCAACACCCTAGGCCATGGGGTTGGGGCGGCTTTGGTCTCTCCCGACAACCAATGCATTCCCTTCACAACCAGATTAGGCTTCGATTGCATGAATAATATGGCTGAATACGAGGCATGCGCCCTCGGAATCCAAGCGCCAATTGACTTTAAAGTCAAATtgctcaaagtgtatggagactcagccttGGTAATTCACCTACTGAggggagaatgggaaactagggatcacaAGTTGATACTCTATCATGCCTACATCAAGAAACTAGCTGATTTCTTCGATGAGGTCTCCTTCCACCATGTTCCCAGAGAGGAAAATCAGTTGGCTAATGCGCTTGCCactctggcatccatgtttcagctAACCCCACATGGAGACTTGCCATACATCGAGTTCAAATGTCGCAGCAAGCCCGCACATTGCTGCTTGATAGAAGAGGAGTAA
- the LOC114401516 gene encoding uncharacterized protein LOC114401516, whose translation MYDNLNIVFKHTTKHLSWIYEHFPTIANIIVDEDYHEKKPHACRWKCGKTLPVTTYHKRLDRKMPNAICWIPYDYHHAFKEFKLISLFFRHIGWGSSIVRHQPKKAVCQKIAENLEHMVNMRMVTVGTNAYAITEHYLTLSKVVIEQGNVYVCSRQRRDTQDKSHGGLGS comes from the exons ATGTATGACAATCTGAATATTGTGTTCAAGCATACCACAAAACATCTT TCTTGGATCTACGAGCATTTCCCTACGATTGCAAATATTATTGTTGATGAGGATTACCATGAGAAGAAACCACATGCTTGTCGCTGGAAGTGTGGGAAGACATTACCAGTGACGACCTATCACAAGCGCTTGGATAGGAAGATGCCAAATGCTATTTGTTGGATACCTTATGATTATCACCATGCTTTCAAAGAATTTAAgctcatttcattattttttagacATATCGGATGGGGTTCATCTATTGTTAGACACCAACCAAAGAAG GCCGTTTGCCAAAAGATAGCAGAAAACTTGGAACATATGGTAAATATGAGGATGGTCACTGTTGGAACTAATGCATACGCTATAACTGAGCACTATTTAACATTATCCAAGGTTGTCATTGAGCAAGGAAATGTTTATGTTTGCTCTAGACAAAGGAGGGATACACAGGACAAATCTCATGGTGGACTAGGATCATGA